The Rhodopseudomonas palustris genome window below encodes:
- a CDS encoding M16 family metallopeptidase has protein sequence MTASAAPRRRPLAALAVLAAVVVGTPAAAQTVTAAPPATFTLQNGLRVVVIPDHRTPVVTQMIWYKVGSADETPGKSGLAHFLEHLMFKGTEKHPAGEFSQTVLKIGGNENAFTSYDFTGYFQRVPKSHLEQMMAFEADRMTGLVLKDENVLPERDVVLEEYNMRVANDPDARLTEQIMAALYLNHPYGRPVIGWHQEIAKLDREDALAFYRRFYAPNNATLVIAGDIEADEVRPLAERIYGAIPAQPAIPPQRIRPQEPTPAGPRTVTLADPRVEQPAVRRYYLVPSAHTGAKGDSAALEVLAQLLGHGSNSYLYRALVIDNPLAITVGANYQGNALDDSYFIVAGTPKPGVDFAAIEKKIDEVIADVVANPVRSEDLERVKTQLIAAAVYAQDNQATLARWYGQALTTGLSVQDVQSWPDRIRAVTSDDVRAAAKQWLDRNRSATGYLVTGPAAKQEEKRS, from the coding sequence ATGACCGCATCCGCCGCTCCGCGCCGCCGCCCGCTCGCCGCGCTCGCCGTCCTTGCCGCCGTGGTGGTCGGGACGCCTGCCGCCGCGCAGACCGTCACCGCCGCGCCGCCGGCGACCTTCACGCTGCAGAACGGCCTTCGGGTGGTGGTGATTCCGGATCACCGCACGCCCGTGGTGACGCAGATGATCTGGTACAAGGTCGGCTCCGCCGATGAGACGCCCGGCAAATCGGGATTGGCGCATTTCCTCGAACATCTGATGTTCAAGGGCACCGAGAAGCATCCGGCCGGCGAGTTCTCGCAGACCGTGCTGAAGATCGGCGGCAACGAGAATGCGTTCACCTCCTACGACTTCACCGGCTACTTCCAGCGCGTGCCGAAGTCCCACCTTGAACAGATGATGGCGTTCGAGGCCGACCGCATGACCGGCCTGGTGCTGAAGGACGAGAACGTGCTGCCGGAGCGCGACGTCGTGCTCGAAGAGTACAACATGCGGGTCGCCAACGATCCGGATGCGCGGCTCACCGAGCAGATCATGGCGGCGCTGTATCTCAACCATCCCTACGGCCGCCCGGTGATCGGCTGGCATCAGGAGATCGCCAAGCTCGATCGCGAGGATGCCTTGGCGTTCTATCGCCGGTTCTACGCGCCCAACAACGCCACGCTGGTGATCGCCGGCGACATCGAGGCCGATGAGGTTCGCCCGCTGGCCGAGCGGATCTACGGGGCGATCCCGGCGCAGCCGGCGATCCCGCCGCAGCGCATCCGCCCGCAGGAGCCGACACCGGCGGGGCCGCGCACGGTGACGCTCGCTGATCCGCGCGTCGAACAGCCGGCGGTGCGGCGCTATTATTTGGTGCCGTCGGCCCATACCGGCGCCAAGGGCGATAGCGCTGCGCTGGAAGTGCTGGCGCAACTGCTCGGCCACGGCAGTAATTCGTATTTGTACCGCGCACTGGTGATCGACAATCCGCTGGCGATCACGGTGGGGGCCAACTACCAGGGCAATGCGCTCGACGACAGCTACTTCATCGTCGCCGGCACGCCGAAGCCGGGTGTCGATTTTGCAGCGATCGAGAAGAAGATCGACGAGGTGATCGCCGATGTCGTCGCCAACCCGGTTCGCTCCGAGGACCTGGAGCGCGTCAAGACCCAGCTGATCGCCGCCGCGGTCTATGCGCAGGACAATCAGGCGACGCTGGCGCGCTGGTACGGCCAGGCGCTGACCACCGGCCTCAGCGTCCAGGACGTGCAGAGCTGGCCCGACCGCATCCGTGCCGTCACCTCCGACGACGTCCGCGCCGCCGCCAAGCAGTGGCTCGACCGCAACCGCTCGGCGACCGGCTATCTGGTCACCGGACCCGCCGCCAAGCAGGAGGAGAAGCGCTCGTGA
- the lspA gene encoding signal peptidase II encodes MTPVRLGVLAAIVALALDQASKLWLLHGFELARKGVVQVLPFFDLVLAWNTGISYGWFSGQGPTGQMLMLAFKVVAVVALAIWMARSTTRLATIGLGLIIGGAIGNAIDRLAYGAVVDFALLHAEIGGKTYNWYVFNVADVAIVVGVAALLYDSLIGLPAAKAP; translated from the coding sequence ATGACCCCCGTCCGCCTCGGCGTTCTCGCCGCGATCGTCGCGCTGGCGCTCGACCAAGCCAGCAAGCTGTGGCTGCTGCACGGGTTCGAGCTGGCGCGGAAGGGCGTGGTGCAGGTGCTGCCGTTCTTCGATCTGGTGCTGGCCTGGAACACCGGGATTTCCTACGGCTGGTTCTCCGGCCAGGGGCCGACCGGGCAGATGCTGATGCTGGCGTTCAAAGTGGTGGCCGTGGTGGCGCTGGCGATCTGGATGGCGCGCTCCACCACCAGGCTTGCGACCATCGGTCTCGGTCTGATCATCGGCGGGGCTATCGGCAATGCGATCGACCGGCTGGCCTATGGCGCGGTGGTCGATTTTGCCCTGCTTCACGCCGAAATCGGCGGCAAAACCTACAACTGGTACGTGTTCAACGTCGCCGACGTGGCGATTGTTGTCGGGGTGGCAGCCCTGCTGTATGACTCCCTGATAGGGCTACCCGCCGCAAAAGCGCCCTGA